In Gimesia benthica, a single window of DNA contains:
- a CDS encoding efflux RND transporter permease subunit — protein sequence MRYGENPRKVIERVQSKIDSLETELGGIKIHGVYDRSVLIDETVSTLTEALIHETIITIAVMVLFLLHIRASIIIAITLPMAVLMSFIAMKTFGVDANIMSLAGIAIAIGTMVDMGIIILENIYGSLSDWEANGSAGGPQQRLTVIRDSAAEVIPAVITAVSTTIISFLPVFFLTGRDHRLFAPLAWTKTFALVSSLIVAVIVLPMLCRIFLRSSQIPRWGQLAAGAGVGCLTAALCWFVWGDHIAEGSSLTLYAATVFAAVAGFLLGWWVTCEKIRSMEENPASRFVRFLYAGRLRMALRHKLLMLSIPAMIMVLGAGAWLGLPTVLRPLEQVVSLLGADLNEVPGYVDAKHFFTGLKSDDWIALDEGSWFYMPSLYPAASFSQTMEILQAQDTLIKEIPEVQNVLGKIGRAESALDPAPAAMVETYVMLKPRAEWREGITARQIWDEINKVATLPGVTPASPLQPIEGRVVMLQSGIKASMAIRVYGDDLEGLSKASLAVAKNLKQNHYVNAGTVNPDIVMGKPYYEFEVDREEAARYGMTTMMVNQIVSAGLGGIDVTTTVEGRERYPIQVRFERSVRKDLDDLRQVSVVTHGGDIVPLERLADVTTTWGPGAINSEDARLVAHVAFSPSGASGDLETVDEVMSALRAARENGTLTFPDGNFELQAVGSFQNQIEANRRLMWIIPTVLLVNLLIIYLSFQDLAIAAIVFSGIPVAFAGGMIAVAWMGVDMNTAVWVGFIALFGIAVDDGVVMATYIQQTLKRRSVTSIADLREAIYEAGLKRIRPCVMTTLTTIFALLPVLISQGRGADVARAMALPVLGGMLVEPFTTFIVPTIYCAYLEFKIRVGLQGHVLCQDQQQSGSQNSSFDPALTGPVS from the coding sequence ATGCGCTATGGTGAGAACCCCCGTAAAGTGATCGAGCGTGTTCAGTCCAAAATTGATTCTCTGGAGACGGAGTTGGGTGGAATAAAAATACATGGCGTCTACGATCGGAGTGTCTTGATCGACGAGACGGTTTCCACGCTGACCGAAGCGTTAATTCATGAAACGATCATCACCATCGCGGTTATGGTTCTGTTTCTGCTGCACATCCGCGCCAGCATCATTATTGCCATCACACTGCCCATGGCGGTGCTGATGTCGTTCATTGCCATGAAAACTTTTGGTGTCGATGCCAATATCATGTCGCTGGCAGGTATCGCGATTGCGATCGGCACGATGGTCGATATGGGGATTATCATTCTGGAAAACATCTATGGCAGCCTGTCCGACTGGGAAGCCAACGGTTCTGCGGGTGGTCCCCAGCAGCGGCTGACCGTCATCCGTGATTCAGCCGCTGAGGTGATCCCCGCCGTAATCACCGCCGTCAGTACGACGATCATCAGCTTTCTACCCGTCTTTTTTCTGACCGGCCGTGATCATAGACTGTTCGCTCCACTTGCCTGGACTAAGACGTTCGCGCTGGTGTCCAGCCTGATTGTAGCGGTGATCGTGCTGCCGATGCTCTGTCGGATCTTTCTCCGCAGTTCGCAAATCCCCCGCTGGGGACAACTGGCGGCAGGCGCGGGCGTAGGCTGTCTCACAGCCGCCCTCTGTTGGTTTGTCTGGGGAGACCACATCGCCGAAGGGTCGTCGTTGACCCTGTATGCGGCAACTGTCTTTGCTGCGGTAGCCGGTTTTCTGCTGGGCTGGTGGGTAACGTGCGAGAAAATTCGTTCCATGGAAGAGAATCCCGCCAGTCGTTTTGTGCGGTTTCTGTATGCGGGCCGGCTCAGGATGGCGCTACGGCATAAGCTGCTGATGCTCTCTATCCCCGCGATGATCATGGTTCTGGGGGCAGGCGCCTGGTTGGGCTTGCCGACGGTGTTACGTCCCCTGGAACAGGTCGTCTCGCTACTCGGAGCAGACCTTAACGAGGTGCCCGGCTATGTGGATGCGAAACACTTTTTTACGGGACTGAAGTCGGATGACTGGATTGCCCTGGATGAAGGCAGCTGGTTCTATATGCCCAGCCTGTATCCAGCTGCCAGTTTCTCTCAGACGATGGAGATCTTGCAGGCCCAGGATACGTTGATCAAAGAGATCCCGGAAGTGCAAAATGTACTGGGTAAAATTGGTCGCGCGGAATCTGCACTCGACCCGGCACCAGCGGCAATGGTCGAAACTTATGTCATGCTCAAGCCCCGCGCCGAATGGCGGGAAGGGATAACCGCAAGACAGATCTGGGACGAAATCAACAAAGTGGCTACCCTGCCGGGGGTAACACCGGCTTCACCTCTGCAGCCGATCGAAGGACGTGTCGTCATGCTGCAGAGCGGCATCAAGGCCTCAATGGCGATTCGGGTTTACGGCGACGATTTGGAGGGCTTGTCAAAAGCATCGCTGGCAGTCGCAAAAAACCTGAAGCAGAACCATTATGTCAACGCGGGAACCGTCAATCCCGACATTGTGATGGGCAAGCCTTACTATGAATTCGAAGTCGACCGGGAAGAAGCCGCCCGCTATGGCATGACGACGATGATGGTAAATCAGATCGTGTCTGCCGGGTTAGGAGGAATCGATGTCACTACGACAGTGGAAGGTCGCGAACGCTACCCGATACAGGTCCGTTTTGAACGGAGCGTCCGCAAGGATCTGGATGATTTACGTCAGGTATCCGTGGTGACACACGGCGGAGATATTGTGCCCCTGGAACGTCTGGCAGACGTTACTACGACCTGGGGGCCAGGGGCGATTAACAGCGAAGATGCCCGTCTCGTTGCCCACGTCGCATTCTCTCCTTCAGGTGCTTCTGGGGATCTGGAAACCGTTGATGAGGTGATGTCTGCATTACGGGCTGCTCGGGAAAACGGGACACTGACCTTTCCCGATGGAAATTTCGAGTTACAGGCTGTGGGGTCGTTTCAGAACCAGATCGAAGCCAACCGGCGACTGATGTGGATCATTCCCACAGTACTGCTGGTTAATCTGTTGATTATCTATTTGAGTTTTCAAGATCTGGCCATCGCGGCGATCGTCTTTTCGGGGATTCCGGTGGCCTTTGCCGGTGGAATGATTGCTGTAGCATGGATGGGCGTGGATATGAATACCGCAGTTTGGGTCGGATTTATCGCTCTGTTTGGTATTGCGGTTGACGATGGCGTGGTGATGGCTACCTACATTCAGCAGACACTGAAACGCCGTTCGGTTACCAGCATCGCTGACTTACGCGAAGCCATCTATGAAGCAGGGCTGAAACGCATTCGCCCTTGTGTAATGACGACGTTGACCACGATTTTTGCCCTGCTGCCAGTATTGATTTCGCAGGGGCGCGGGGCAGATGTGGCCCGCGCGATGGCACTGCCTGTGCTGGGTGGCATGCTGGTCGAACCTTTCACTACATTCATCGTCCCTACCATCTATTGTGCATACCTGGAATTCAAAATTAGAGTGGGGCTGCAGGGACACGTGCTCTGTCAGGATCAACAACAGTCTGGATCGCAGAATTCGTCGTTCGATCCAGCACTTACCGGGCCCGTTTCCTAG
- a CDS encoding efflux RND transporter permease subunit — protein sequence MIHSVLDFCLRQRLLIVLLSVALLGYGWYSAQQVPIDAIPNVGENQVIVLTEWAGRSPKDVEDQITYPLSIALQAVPGSKSVRGKSMFGFSFVQVTFDDDVDFYWARSRVAEQLTTVNGSLPEGVVPTLAPDATALGQIFYYVLEPPKDMDLAELRSKQDFFIKYALQSVDGVAEVASIGGYVKQYQIEVDPDELRYHNIPLSKVIDSVKASNIDVGAKTVETGGMEFIVRGKGFIGADKTEQETIEQINSTVITVSKGVPIRISDVAQVQTGPAFRRGALDFNGHESVGGWW from the coding sequence ATGATTCACAGCGTACTCGATTTTTGCCTCCGTCAACGACTCCTGATTGTACTACTGTCCGTTGCTCTGCTCGGTTATGGCTGGTACTCGGCGCAACAGGTTCCCATCGATGCGATTCCCAATGTGGGCGAAAACCAGGTAATCGTGCTCACTGAATGGGCCGGACGGTCTCCGAAAGATGTGGAAGACCAGATTACATATCCACTTTCGATTGCGTTACAGGCGGTACCGGGTTCCAAAAGTGTCCGTGGCAAAAGCATGTTCGGCTTTAGCTTCGTGCAGGTTACGTTTGACGATGATGTCGATTTCTACTGGGCCCGTTCTCGTGTGGCAGAACAACTGACTACAGTCAACGGTTCTCTACCGGAGGGTGTGGTTCCAACACTCGCACCAGATGCCACTGCTTTAGGACAAATATTCTACTATGTGCTTGAGCCGCCAAAAGATATGGATCTGGCTGAGTTGAGATCGAAGCAGGACTTCTTTATTAAGTACGCGCTCCAGTCAGTAGACGGTGTGGCAGAGGTGGCTTCGATTGGCGGCTATGTGAAACAGTATCAGATCGAAGTTGACCCGGATGAACTCCGCTACCATAACATCCCGCTCAGCAAGGTAATTGATTCGGTCAAGGCATCAAACATCGACGTCGGCGCCAAGACCGTCGAGACGGGCGGGATGGAATTCATTGTTCGCGGCAAGGGTTTTATCGGTGCGGATAAAACGGAACAGGAAACCATCGAACAGATCAACAGTACGGTGATCACCGTCAGCAAAGGCGTGCCGATTCGTATCAGCGACGTAGCCCAGGTCCAGACCGGTCCTGCCTTCCGACGCGGTGCCCTGGATTTTAATGGACATGAATCCGTGGGGGGGTGGTGGTGA